From Hippoglossus stenolepis isolate QCI-W04-F060 chromosome 6, HSTE1.2, whole genome shotgun sequence, a single genomic window includes:
- the mfsd5 gene encoding molybdate-anion transporter, producing the protein MLVTAYLAIIFLLALCVGLELTARRLTPPQSTPTAQANPAFRRFQSIFLRAYLLALWADWLQGPYLYKLYRHYSFLESQIAILYVCGLASCVLFAPVSGWLPQVLGRRQTCLLFCLSYSACCLTKLSRDYFVLIVGRILGGLSTSLLATTFEAWYVHRHVDVHDFPKEWIPSTFNKAATWNHGLAVGAGLVANLLAEWLHLGPVAPFLLAVPCLACCGWVVLTDWGKEETEGGPEGDKKTLLGSSVGGVTHLSAKARFTRSCQEGLRCLLSDRRVILLGGVQALFESVLYVFVFLWTPVLDPHGPPLGIVFSCLMAASMAGSLLYRLATSSRYRLQPGHVLCLAVLMAFFSFFMLTFSTAAGQPRPHESFVAFLLLELACGLYFPAFSFLQGRVIPEEKRASVLAWFRVPLHLLACLGLLALHGEVSGAGGGEAGSGTRHMFGGCAVMMLAALMAVVSLFTLGRNDTDLKLDETRGEGEMY; encoded by the coding sequence ATGTTGGTGACTGCATATCTTGCCATCATTTTCCTGCTTGCCCTGTGTGTTGGCCTCGAGCTCACTGCACGCCGCCTCACCCCACCTCAGTCTACTCCAACTGCACAAGCCAACCCGGCCTTCCGTCGCTTCCAGAGCATATTCCTCCGTGCATACCTGTTGGCTTTGTGGGCAGACTGGCTCCAGGGTCCTTACCTCTACAAACTTTACCGTCACTACAGTTTCCTGGAATCCCAAATAGCCATCTTATATGTGTGCGGCCTGGCTTCCTGTGTTCTGTTTGCTCCTGTTTCAGGCTGGCTCCCGCAAGTCTTGGGCCGCAGACAGACATGTCTTCTCTTCTGCCTGTCCTACTCAGCGTGTTGTCTCACCAAGCTGTCCAGAGAttactttgttttgattgtggGCCGTATCCTGGGGGGTCTGTCCACGTCCCTGCTTGCCACCACATTTGAAGCCTGGTACGTGCACCGACATGTAGACGTTCATGATTTTCCAAAGGAGTGGATCCCCAGCACCTTCAACAAAGCGGCTACTTGGAACCACGGACTTGCCGTTGGAGCGGGGCTGGTAGCTAACTTGCTGGCCGAGTGGCTGCACCTGGGGCCGGTGGCGCCCTTTCTCCTGGCTGTCCCCTGCCTGGCGTGCTGTGGCTGGGTTGTGCTAACAGACTGGGGTAAGGAAGAGACTGAAGGAGGTCCTGAAGGGGACAAAAAGACACTGCTTGGCAGTTCAGTTGGAGGTGTGACACATTTGTCTGCAAAGGCCCGGTTCACACGCAGCTGCCAAGAGGGGCTACGCTGCCTGCTTTCAGACAGGAGAGTTATTCTCTTGGGTGGAGTGCAAGCTCTGTTTGAAAGTGTCCTCTAcgtctttgttttcctgtggaCTCCAGTACTGGACCCTCATGGGCCCCCTTTAGGAATAGTTTTCTCTTGTCTGATGGCTGCCAGTATGGCTGGCTCCTTGCTGTACCGCCTAGCCACCTCCTCTCGTTACCGTCTACAGCCCGGCCATGTGCTCTGCCTGGCTGTGCTGATggctttcttctctttcttcatgcTGACCTTTTCCACCGCTGCAGGCCAACCTCGACCTCATGAGTCCTTCGTGGccttcctgctgctggagctggccTGTGGCCTCTATTTCCCAGCATTCAGTTTTCTCCAGGGCAGGGTTATCCCAGAGGAGAAGCGGGCTAGTGTGCTGGCCTGGTTCCGGGTGCCTCTGCACCTGCTGGCCTGCCTCGGGCTGCTGGCCCTCCATGGAGAGGTATCGGGAGCAGGTGGAGGGGAGGCTGGCAGCGGCACCAGACACATGTTTGGAGGCTGTGCCGTCATGATGCTGGCAGCTTTGATGGCTGTTGTTAGTCTGTTCACTCTGGGCAGAAATGACACAGACCTTAAACTGGATGAAACCAGAGGCGAGGGGGAGATGTACTGA